The window CGGCGCTTTTGACTGCTTTTGGAAGTTCGTCGTCAGCTACGGCGTATCCAATTACCCATGAAACTGTAAGAAACAGAACGGGCCTTGATTCACGCGCCGCCGCCCTTTCACTTCCCCTGAGTATTACGCTTCAGTTGGCGCCGACTGTCCTATATCTGATAGTAGCCGCGATCTTTTCGGCTCAGGCAACTCAAACTTCGCTAAGCATAATCCAATATATTTTGGTTGTTATTGTCGGCCTCATTCTCTCAATCGGCGTTGCCGGACTCCCTTCAGCGGCAATTTCGGTTGCTGCGGTTTTGTTCACATCGGTTGGTTTCCCCCAAGGAGCATTTAGTGTGCTCGCAATTCTGGTGGTGTTCGACTGGATATTGGACCGATTCAGAGCGATGGTCAATGTTTGGGGCGACAGCATCGCCGTTTCTATTCTTGCAAATTCTTCCGACATGAAGGCATCCTCCCGTCCCCAGTTGCGAGAGCGACCACAATTTGTCGACAGAAAGGAACGGGGACAATCTCGAGCAGAAAGACCGTACCGTTCTGAATCGCAGAACCGTGAGTCACGTGACGCCCGACCCGATCGAGGCGCGGACCGCAGATATGAGCGCGGAAAAGGATCGAGATTCCCTCGACAGGACAGGCCCGCCGATTCATCGGGATCCCACGGTGAGAGTATTGAAACGAACCAAGCCTCTCCATTTACCATGTCAGTTTCGGATACACCCGTTTTCGATTTGGAGACCAAAGAAAGAAAAGAACTGGGGGCTTCGGGCGAGAGCTCAGTTGTCGAGAGCCCGATAAGCCAGGGACAGAAATCGGATATTGCGCGCCGAGGCGGTCCACGCAGATTTCAAAATGAATCACGAAGCGCTGGGCCCCGGGCAGGATCGGACGAGCGCCGCTACGGCCGCCGGGAATATCAAAAGTCCAGCGGTGAAACATCAGATGAGTCCGGGCAGGCAGAACTTAGCACTAACGGCGGGAATGACCAACCAAGTGAGGGAGAGAAGCGCCCGAGGCGATACGACAGACAAGGAAAGTTTGATCGGCGGTCGCAAGGACCTCGGAGGAACTATCAGGAGAGAGAGAAAATTGAGAATGACGAGGACGTTTCATCTGGAACATCTCCCACACCGATTGATCTTGGACTTGGTGAGGCTCCCGTGAAAATGAGCAGACCGGAAGAAGCTGACAATCGCAATGAGCAGGGATATGATGGGACTTTCCGTGAAGATCGGGATGAGTCGGAAAACAGCGACCGATATCCATCTTCGTACAAAAAAGAGTTCAACCGTCAGTCTGATTCCGAGCAAACCGAACGTGGATCGGATGAACGAGTGAGGGAGCTTTCAGAAAATACTGCTTCTGAAGAGGTAGCCTTTGGAAGAACGCGAAGCCATCGCGGCGACGCTTCCAGAGACGCATCGTCCTCCAATCGAAATCCGGAACCACCGGAATCAGAAGAAGCGACCGACAGTTTTTCTACCGAAGGCGCAGATTTTGGCCGGGGTAAGCGCAAGCGCGGACAAAAGTAAGTTTCGAGTAGCGGGTTGATAGCTGTTGAAAAGGCCAGTCATGCACTGGCCTTTTTTTATTTGCGGTAAGCAAGCACGATTGAAGTTATGACTCTCATTTTTTAACAAAAAGAACAGCTGAGCCCCCCAATTTTTCGATTGAAGGCACAAGGCGAACGATTGTGTGGTCGAGTCTCTGCAACTTGCCGAGTAACTTCTGATCAGAGTCCGGCCAGAGCCGCGATAATCTCGTAAAGATTCCATAACGCTTCACTGTGCATCCGTGAAATATTTGGGAGATTACACGGACGTCTTCGGCGCTCAGCTTTCGCTCGTCATGAGTAATATGAGTTTCGAATGATTCTTCTTTGGGGAAATACCGTAAAACAATATTCCAATTTCTAATTTTCTCCCACATTGGTACTTCGATACATTCCTTGAACACCGCAATCCCGCCTGGTTTTAGGACGCGATAGACTTCGCGCATTGAAGGTTCAATGTCGATATGGTGTAGAATATCCAATCCAGTCACAATGTCAAAACTGTTACTTTCAAACGGAAGCGCTTCGGCGGTTTCGACGCTAAAGTGTGTCTTGTCAGAAAATTGATACTTCTCCGCGAGGCGTTCGCAACATTCGATATTCTGCTCAGAGATGTCGAAACCATACACATTATAACCCATTTTCGCGTAGCGCATAGCAGAAATACCCGGACCGCAGCCTATTTCCAGGAGTTTTTGGTCCGAGTTCTTAAAATGTTTCAGGGCAGTGTTGTAGACGATCCAATAGGAATTCCATGACCGCTCAATCCCATCGAAAACAAAGTCAAAGGTGACGTCCGTGACACCATTTTGCTTCCTATAAGTGTTGTAATAATTCTGTTCACGGAGTTGGCGATCAGAAAGCTTTGAAGCAGGTATGCTCATAGGTCTCTTTCAAGGGCTCAATCTCTCAGCGCGATAATAGTTCAATCTGCTGTAGATTCAGCTTTTTTTGGAATAGCTCGTGTCGTTTAGCGAATCTATTTAGCCACGAACTCAATATAAACCAAAAGACGATTTTGTCAAGGCGTCTGGGTGGGAGGTCCTGTTGATATCTGCTCAAGCAATTATTCTTACTAATGAGATAGTGTAATAAAACGGTGTAATCTCATACCTAAAATGTGATTACGGCGGCAATGTGATAAATCGAAAGCTCCTATTGCCGATTTTGGGAACATTTCATCTGAGAATGCGATATATTGTTGACTGAAGAACAGTTGACTGTGATAATAATGTCACGGTAGATTTGATTCAAGGAGCAATGAAAGAAATGAACGGTGTAAAAGTCGCGGTCTTAATGGGTCTTCTTATGGCGTTATTTATGGGGCTCGGCTATATGTTTGGCGGTCAGAACGGAATGATAATCGCGTTTTTTATGGCCGCTGTAATGAATTTTGTCACCTATTGGTATTCGGATAAACTCATCCTGAAAATGTATCGCGCCCGGCCGGTTGAGGAAAAAGACCATCCGGAACTGTATAGAATCGTAAAACGGGTTTCAACTCAGGCGATGATCCCTATGCCCAAAGTGTATATCATCCCCACTCGGGGGCCGAACGCTTTCGCCACAGGACGAGATATTCACCATGCCGCAGTGGCGGCAACCGAAGGCCTACTTGAGCTTTTAACCGAAGACGAAATCGAAGGCGTAATGGGGCATGAGATAGCCCATATTTTAAACCGTGACATGCTGGTCGGAACTGTCGCGGCAACATTCGCCGGAGCCATAGGCATGATAGCCAGTATGCTTCAGTGGAGCGCGATATTCGGCGGTGGCCGCTCTGCAGAAAATCGCGGAGGCGGTCTCGGAATGATTGTAGCCATTATTGTTGCGCCAATCGCCGCCATGCTCTTGCAGGTGGCAATCTCGAGACAGCGGGAATATCAGGCCGATGCCGAGGGCGGACGCCTCACCGGTAAATATTTATCGCTGGCATCCGCGCTGGACAAACTCCACCGCGCGCCGGTCAAGATGAATCTCGATGACAAACCTGCGACCGCCCATTTGATGATTGCCAATCCTCTTTCCGGAAAAGGAATGGCCGCGATATTTTCCACACACCCTCCGGTTGAAAAACGAATTGAAAAACTTCGTGAATTAGCGATGCAGGCTCCGTACAAAGGGTATGCCTGATCTAAATAATTTTTCTATGGAGATTACCCCGGCTGCCGAGTAATGACAGGCGGGGTTTTGCTTTTCTATGGAGGGTCGTTTATGGCTGGAATTAATGGCAATTGTCCTCTTGGTCATGGCCAACGGATTTTTTGCGCTTGCCGAATTCTCCATTATTGCATCGCGACGCTCTAAACTCCGTGAGCGAATAAAACAAAAAAAACTCGGCGCCGAGTCGGCATACAAACTCTACGACAACCCTGAAAATTTTCTAGCCACAGTCCAGGTCGGCATTACCCTCTTCGGCGCCCTGCTCGGCGTTTTCAGCGGCGCGACAATGGTCGATCAACTGACTGCGC of the Candidatus Zixiibacteriota bacterium genome contains:
- a CDS encoding class I SAM-dependent methyltransferase, with protein sequence MSIPASKLSDRQLREQNYYNTYRKQNGVTDVTFDFVFDGIERSWNSYWIVYNTALKHFKNSDQKLLEIGCGPGISAMRYAKMGYNVYGFDISEQNIECCERLAEKYQFSDKTHFSVETAEALPFESNSFDIVTGLDILHHIDIEPSMREVYRVLKPGGIAVFKECIEVPMWEKIRNWNIVLRYFPKEESFETHITHDERKLSAEDVRVISQIFHGCTVKRYGIFTRLSRLWPDSDQKLLGKLQRLDHTIVRLVPSIEKLGGSAVLFVKK
- a CDS encoding zinc metalloprotease HtpX — translated: MNGVKVAVLMGLLMALFMGLGYMFGGQNGMIIAFFMAAVMNFVTYWYSDKLILKMYRARPVEEKDHPELYRIVKRVSTQAMIPMPKVYIIPTRGPNAFATGRDIHHAAVAATEGLLELLTEDEIEGVMGHEIAHILNRDMLVGTVAATFAGAIGMIASMLQWSAIFGGGRSAENRGGGLGMIVAIIVAPIAAMLLQVAISRQREYQADAEGGRLTGKYLSLASALDKLHRAPVKMNLDDKPATAHLMIANPLSGKGMAAIFSTHPPVEKRIEKLRELAMQAPYKGYA
- a CDS encoding cation:dicarboxylase symporter family transporter; the protein is MSAKLQNWILPALGLGVVAGGFLGYVTPDLMLALGFIGRLFVNILQIVAIPMLISGVLIAVISLGDLGRLNRIGLRGLAFFAATSIAAVIIALGLSIIIQPGASVNLALFPDLVPGPIAERGGLFGMPIPDNLSGALFEARLLGIVLFTFIFGAVIIGTKARDRSIYGLAEEIYHITIRLAGWLVLLTPLAVFSLVGDAVARQSVNFNALGSYLPYLLTVVLGFMLLAGAVYPLALKFFGGGNPIDHLRHLGPALLTAFGSSSSATAYPITHETVRNRTGLDSRAAALSLPLSITLQLAPTVLYLIVAAIFSAQATQTSLSIIQYILVVIVGLILSIGVAGLPSAAISVAAVLFTSVGFPQGAFSVLAILVVFDWILDRFRAMVNVWGDSIAVSILANSSDMKASSRPQLRERPQFVDRKERGQSRAERPYRSESQNRESRDARPDRGADRRYERGKGSRFPRQDRPADSSGSHGESIETNQASPFTMSVSDTPVFDLETKERKELGASGESSVVESPISQGQKSDIARRGGPRRFQNESRSAGPRAGSDERRYGRREYQKSSGETSDESGQAELSTNGGNDQPSEGEKRPRRYDRQGKFDRRSQGPRRNYQEREKIENDEDVSSGTSPTPIDLGLGEAPVKMSRPEEADNRNEQGYDGTFREDRDESENSDRYPSSYKKEFNRQSDSEQTERGSDERVRELSENTASEEVAFGRTRSHRGDASRDASSSNRNPEPPESEEATDSFSTEGADFGRGKRKRGQK